A single window of Psychromonas ingrahamii 37 DNA harbors:
- the bufB gene encoding MNIO family bufferin maturase translates to MKKIQAGTVGIGLRHPHYQTLLDQLPTLGFLEVHSENYFNPHSQNRFYLEQIAAHYPLSFHGIGLSIGSSEDISKTHLQNLKQIIDIFQPVLVSDHISWSSLQSNFFNDLLPIPYTKKALSCFVNNLNQTQEHLQRQILIENPSSYLEYNDSEMSEPEFINEIVKQTGCGLLLDLNNVYVSATNHQFSVEKYLDIIDHTTVQEIHLAGFTQKQVNNSTMLIDTHSTLISQSVWDIYQTYMSTKKTDALTLIEWDLDIPKLGTLIEEHNKAINIKQSLCTSDKHV, encoded by the coding sequence TTGAAAAAAATACAGGCAGGCACTGTTGGGATAGGACTTCGTCACCCCCATTATCAGACCCTATTAGATCAATTGCCGACATTGGGTTTTCTTGAAGTGCACAGTGAAAACTATTTTAATCCGCACAGTCAAAACCGTTTTTATCTTGAACAAATCGCGGCTCATTACCCTCTTAGCTTTCACGGTATTGGGTTGTCAATCGGCAGCAGCGAAGACATCAGTAAAACACATTTACAAAACCTTAAACAGATTATTGATATTTTTCAACCAGTATTAGTGTCCGATCACATCAGTTGGAGCTCATTACAAAGCAATTTTTTTAATGATTTATTACCCATCCCTTACACGAAAAAAGCATTGTCATGTTTTGTAAATAACCTCAACCAGACTCAAGAGCACTTACAAAGGCAAATTCTGATAGAAAACCCCTCTTCTTATTTAGAATATAATGACAGTGAAATGAGCGAACCGGAGTTTATCAATGAAATTGTCAAGCAAACTGGCTGTGGCTTGTTATTAGATCTTAATAACGTTTATGTGAGTGCTACTAATCATCAATTTTCAGTGGAAAAGTATCTCGATATCATCGACCATACAACAGTGCAGGAAATTCATTTAGCAGGTTTCACTCAAAAACAGGTTAACAATAGCACTATGCTAATTGATACCCACAGCACCTTAATAAGCCAATCTGTTTGGGATATTTACCAAACATACATGTCGACAAAAAAAACAGATGCGCTGACATTAATAGAGTGGGATCTGGATATCCCCAAACTTGGTACCTTGATAGAAGAGCATAATAAAGCGATTAATATCAAACAATCGCTTTGCACCAGTGATAAGCATGTATAA
- a CDS encoding CAP domain-containing protein, with protein MTKINLLNDAISLIQKTLWLSICLSMTVSTASASIDWPTAGWPVKKLTPADDLSYLSVLEKNIILHLNMARTDPSRYSQEFIAPRSAFYNNKMYLKPGGAENFIGLKTQEGLSAADEAAKVMSSTKALGSLKAHKKLTLAAQDHAADQSKYGGIGHVSHNGSTLQNRIERYGKWQHTIGENIIYGPDSGREVVVQLLIDDGVKSRGHRTNILKNDYKVVGVACDKHPSYGIVCVMDFAGGIE; from the coding sequence ATGACAAAAATTAACTTACTTAATGACGCTATCTCTTTAATACAAAAAACCTTGTGGCTTTCTATCTGCTTAAGTATGACGGTTAGTACAGCATCAGCGTCCATCGACTGGCCAACGGCTGGGTGGCCAGTCAAAAAACTAACCCCGGCAGACGATCTAAGTTATTTAAGCGTATTAGAGAAAAATATAATTTTACACCTTAATATGGCAAGAACAGATCCGAGTCGCTATAGCCAAGAATTTATAGCTCCGCGCAGCGCTTTTTACAATAATAAAATGTACTTAAAGCCAGGTGGAGCTGAAAATTTTATCGGACTGAAAACACAAGAGGGTCTAAGCGCGGCTGATGAAGCAGCTAAAGTAATGAGCAGCACAAAAGCTTTAGGGTCATTAAAAGCACATAAAAAATTAACCTTAGCGGCCCAAGATCATGCCGCTGACCAATCTAAATATGGCGGTATTGGACACGTTAGCCATAATGGCTCAACCCTGCAAAATAGAATTGAAAGATATGGAAAATGGCAGCATACAATAGGTGAAAATATTATCTATGGCCCAGATTCTGGACGAGAAGTCGTGGTTCAATTATTGATAGATGATGGTGTTAAAAGTCGCGGTCATCGCACTAATATACTGAAAAATGATTATAAGGTAGTGGGCGTCGCCTGCGACAAACATCCTTCCTACGGCATTGTGTGCGTGATGGACTTTGCAGGTGGGATCGAGTGA
- a CDS encoding sigma-70 family RNA polymerase sigma factor, which yields MNKKQKRYEALVNIYSPDLYRYAFWICRDPHIAQDLVQETCLRAWKSLDSLLDDKAAKGWLFTILRRENARRFERKQFSLVDIADNEVADDHDSSEEMDKELLRRKILRLADEYKDPLLLQLIAGFSTEEIAQQLNLNKNTVLTRLFRAKNLLKSSLSATTKSSGVAHG from the coding sequence ATGAATAAAAAACAGAAACGTTATGAAGCACTCGTCAATATCTATAGCCCGGATCTTTACCGTTATGCATTTTGGATCTGTCGTGATCCTCATATAGCACAAGATTTAGTGCAGGAGACCTGCTTGCGCGCCTGGAAGAGTCTGGACAGTTTATTGGACGATAAAGCCGCTAAAGGTTGGTTATTTACCATATTACGTCGTGAAAATGCACGTCGTTTTGAACGCAAGCAGTTTTCTTTAGTCGATATCGCTGATAACGAAGTGGCGGATGATCATGATTCATCAGAAGAGATGGATAAAGAATTATTACGTCGTAAAATATTGCGCTTAGCAGATGAATATAAAGACCCTTTGTTATTGCAGCTTATCGCAGGTTTTAGCACTGAGGAAATTGCGCAGCAGCTAAATTTAAATAAAAACACCGTATTAACGCGGTTGTTTAGAGCAAAGAATTTATTAAAATCATCATTATCAGCAACAACTAAAAGTAGTGGGGTAGCACATGGATGA
- a CDS encoding DoxX family protein codes for MLNFYQLIVDKMQCYFTPILLLFTRLWVASVYLKSGYLKITSWDSTLYLFEEEYQVPFLPWELAAYLGTAAELLLPIFLILGLLTRPMAAILFVFNIMAVVSYPVLWEGGFYDHQLWGLMILINVAWGAGLISIDQPLKKHFFAK; via the coding sequence ATGCTCAATTTTTACCAACTCATTGTGGACAAAATGCAATGTTACTTTACCCCTATATTGCTGTTATTCACCCGTCTTTGGGTCGCCTCTGTGTATCTAAAATCTGGTTATTTAAAAATAACCAGCTGGGATAGTACCTTGTACCTATTTGAAGAGGAGTATCAGGTTCCCTTTTTACCCTGGGAATTAGCCGCATATTTAGGAACAGCAGCAGAGTTGCTACTGCCGATATTTCTGATTTTAGGTTTATTAACACGCCCAATGGCGGCCATTTTATTTGTTTTTAATATTATGGCCGTTGTCTCATACCCGGTTCTTTGGGAGGGTGGTTTCTATGATCACCAGCTATGGGGCTTAATGATATTAATAAATGTTGCTTGGGGAGCGGGATTAATCTCGATTGATCAGCCATTAAAGAAACATTTTTTTGCAAAATAA
- a CDS encoding BufA1 family periplasmic bufferin-type metallophore, whose protein sequence is MKKSNLALAATFSTLIAVGGALVSTPAMAAGKEKCYGVAAAGQNDCATKTSSCAGTSKVDNQGDAFLAVPEGLCAKLGGGSLEPKKA, encoded by the coding sequence ATGAAAAAATCTAATCTTGCTTTAGCTGCTACGTTTTCAACTCTGATCGCTGTTGGTGGTGCACTTGTTTCGACTCCCGCAATGGCCGCCGGTAAAGAGAAATGTTATGGCGTTGCAGCGGCGGGTCAAAATGACTGCGCTACAAAAACAAGCTCATGTGCAGGGACTTCTAAAGTTGATAATCAAGGCGATGCATTTCTTGCAGTGCCTGAAGGGTTGTGCGCTAAATTAGGCGGTGGTTCTTTAGAGCCTAAAAAAGCATAA
- a CDS encoding HvfC/BufC N-terminal domain-containing protein — protein sequence MNIKQLQWQFSDTLLYKNDQIAKQIKPKKAFTSNELLQIYRNNFVMGVTEALSATYQHTLSLVGETFFNTVARGFILRHPPQENNMMTYGDGFSEYLHELEQLKALPYVAEMARFEWLLEQTTNTKLQPLSLDFQQLKLIPTEQLDNISFQIATQVSIFSSKQNIQHLYRMIIHKQIQETDLNQICYLALKKQLNFSVELILLSEAEFLLLQQIMQQKKMGQIAPQSLLEGLPQLLEKDLLYGFTLINA from the coding sequence ATGAATATCAAACAACTTCAGTGGCAATTTAGCGACACACTTTTATATAAAAACGATCAAATTGCTAAGCAAATTAAACCCAAAAAAGCATTCACCAGTAATGAGTTATTACAGATATACCGTAATAATTTTGTGATGGGCGTAACGGAAGCACTCTCTGCGACTTACCAGCATACCTTATCCCTGGTAGGTGAAACCTTTTTTAATACGGTAGCAAGAGGGTTTATTTTACGCCACCCCCCTCAAGAAAATAACATGATGACCTATGGTGACGGTTTTAGTGAATATTTGCATGAGCTTGAACAACTCAAAGCATTACCCTATGTAGCCGAAATGGCACGTTTTGAGTGGTTATTAGAACAAACAACCAATACAAAATTACAACCCCTTTCACTTGATTTTCAGCAGCTGAAATTGATACCAACAGAGCAATTAGACAACATTAGTTTTCAAATTGCTACGCAGGTATCGATATTTTCAAGTAAGCAAAACATTCAGCATTTGTACCGAATGATAATCCACAAACAAATACAGGAAACTGATTTAAACCAAATTTGCTATTTAGCACTTAAAAAGCAATTAAATTTTAGCGTCGAACTTATTTTGTTGAGTGAGGCTGAATTTCTGCTGCTGCAACAAATTATGCAGCAAAAAAAAATGGGGCAAATAGCGCCACAATCGTTACTTGAGGGATTGCCTCAATTATTAGAGAAAGATCTACTTTACGGATTTACATTAATAAATGCCTAG